Proteins encoded within one genomic window of Couchioplanes caeruleus:
- the cas6e gene encoding type I-E CRISPR-associated protein Cas6/Cse3/CasE: MFLTRLRLNPARRDARKLLGSPQVMHAAVLAGFPRPQDQIQPHARTLWRLDHGTDTRVTLYVVSPGKPDLTHLVEQAGWPTADTWRTKPYRPFLDTLEPGQRWAFRLTANPVRNGRPAQGGDTQRYGHVTVDHQIQWLLNRQQRNGFAIAAQGDGRPNLALHRRQTLTFAHGRGRRPVTLATATFGGVLTIEDGGPFRAMLMTGIGHARAYGCGLLTLAPLSPP; this comes from the coding sequence ATGTTCCTGACCCGCCTGCGCCTCAACCCCGCCCGCCGCGACGCCCGCAAGCTCCTCGGTTCGCCGCAGGTCATGCACGCAGCGGTCCTGGCCGGCTTCCCCCGCCCACAGGACCAGATCCAGCCCCACGCCCGCACCCTCTGGCGCCTCGACCACGGCACCGACACCCGGGTGACGCTCTACGTGGTGAGCCCCGGCAAACCGGACCTCACCCACCTGGTCGAGCAGGCCGGCTGGCCGACCGCCGACACCTGGCGCACGAAGCCGTACCGGCCCTTCCTCGACACCCTCGAGCCCGGCCAGCGTTGGGCCTTCCGCCTGACGGCCAACCCGGTGCGCAACGGCCGCCCCGCGCAGGGCGGCGACACGCAGCGATACGGTCACGTGACTGTCGACCACCAGATCCAATGGCTGCTGAACAGGCAGCAGCGCAACGGCTTCGCCATCGCCGCCCAGGGCGACGGCCGTCCCAACCTGGCACTACACCGCCGCCAGACCCTCACCTTCGCCCACGGCCGGGGCCGACGTCCCGTCACCCTGGCCACGGCAACCTTCGGCGGCGTCCTGACGATCGAGGACGGCGGCCCGTTCCGCGCCATGCTCATGACCGGCATCGGCCACGCCCGCGCCTACGGCTGCGGCCTGCTCACCCTCGCCCCGCTCTCACCGCCATGA
- the cas5e gene encoding type I-E CRISPR-associated protein Cas5/CasD produces MSVLLLRLAGPLQAWGTRSRFAHRHTDVAPSKSGVIGLLAAARGLRRTDPLTELLPLRFGVRIDQPGEILRDFHVARTLDGRTSMPLTYRHYLADAAFLAAVSGPPALLDSLQQALSRPYFPLFLGRRSCPPAGPVSLGVHDGMLRERLATWPWQAAGWKQRRQRGHPAVRLEILRDAESGDPLTETAPDQAVSFDPRHRRHSWRSVVREHTDIPNPAHHPAPGHDPMDVLEGWTCS; encoded by the coding sequence ATGAGCGTCCTGCTCCTGCGGCTCGCCGGCCCGTTGCAGGCCTGGGGGACCCGCAGCCGCTTCGCGCACCGCCACACCGACGTCGCCCCCAGCAAGAGCGGCGTCATCGGTCTGCTCGCCGCCGCACGTGGCCTGCGCCGCACCGACCCGCTCACCGAGCTGCTCCCACTGCGGTTCGGGGTCCGCATCGACCAGCCCGGCGAGATCCTGCGCGACTTCCACGTGGCCCGCACCCTCGACGGGCGCACCAGCATGCCGCTGACCTACCGTCACTATCTTGCCGACGCGGCCTTCCTCGCCGCGGTGAGTGGCCCGCCCGCCCTGCTCGACAGCCTGCAGCAGGCACTGTCCCGGCCGTATTTCCCGCTGTTTCTCGGCCGCCGCTCCTGCCCGCCGGCGGGGCCGGTCAGCCTCGGCGTCCACGACGGCATGCTCCGGGAAAGGCTCGCCACGTGGCCCTGGCAGGCCGCCGGGTGGAAGCAGCGCAGGCAACGCGGGCACCCCGCCGTACGCCTGGAGATCCTGCGCGACGCCGAGTCCGGCGACCCGCTGACCGAGACCGCCCCCGACCAGGCCGTCAGCTTCGACCCCCGGCACCGGAGGCATTCCTGGCGCTCGGTGGTCCGCGAGCACACCGACATCCCGAACCCCGCGCACCACCCGGCTCCCGGCCACGACCCGATGGACGTCCTCGAAGGATGGACATGTTCCTGA
- the cas7e gene encoding type I-E CRISPR-associated protein Cas7/Cse4/CasC, which yields MTRSIIDVHILQTVPPSNLNRDDSGSPKTAVYGGVRRARVSSQAWKRAVRLAFEEYLDDADLGERTKRVGEAIAARISGLDPALDSRAAALAVSVLKAAGLLKKEPRKDKPAETDYLLFLSHRQQQRLAELAVRSAHDDTTIDARTAKEAANTAHSIDIAMFGRMVADVSDINVDAAVQVAHAISVHHVENEFDYFTAVDDRKYDLQESGAGMIGTVEFNSSTLYRYATIDVDRLHDTLGDPAATRRAVEAFLRAYALSMPTGKRNTFANGTRPDAIVVHLRDTRAINLVGAFEEPVGRADDTRGRVAQAARTLAAYTAEVHDAYGERPAATWITHVGDRTGALAALGTVLPLNELTEAVGATIAGRIGPGR from the coding sequence GTGACCCGGAGCATCATCGACGTCCACATTCTGCAGACGGTGCCGCCGAGCAACCTCAACCGGGACGACTCCGGCTCGCCGAAGACGGCGGTGTACGGCGGCGTGCGCCGGGCGCGGGTCTCCAGCCAGGCCTGGAAACGCGCGGTACGCCTGGCGTTCGAGGAATATCTCGACGACGCCGATCTGGGGGAGCGGACCAAACGCGTCGGGGAGGCGATCGCCGCCCGGATCAGCGGTCTCGACCCGGCACTCGACAGCCGGGCGGCCGCGCTCGCCGTAAGCGTACTGAAGGCCGCCGGCCTGCTGAAGAAGGAGCCCAGGAAGGACAAGCCGGCCGAGACCGACTACCTCCTCTTCCTCAGCCACCGCCAGCAGCAACGGCTCGCCGAGCTGGCGGTGCGCTCGGCCCACGACGACACCACGATCGACGCCAGGACCGCCAAGGAGGCGGCGAACACCGCGCACTCGATCGACATCGCGATGTTCGGTCGCATGGTCGCCGACGTCAGCGACATCAACGTCGACGCCGCCGTCCAGGTCGCCCACGCCATCAGCGTGCACCACGTCGAGAACGAGTTCGACTACTTCACCGCCGTCGACGACCGCAAGTACGACCTCCAGGAGAGCGGCGCCGGCATGATCGGCACGGTCGAGTTCAACTCCTCCACCCTCTACCGGTACGCGACCATTGACGTCGACCGCCTCCACGACACCCTCGGCGATCCCGCCGCCACCCGCCGGGCGGTGGAGGCGTTCCTCCGGGCGTACGCGTTGAGCATGCCCACCGGCAAGCGCAACACCTTCGCCAACGGCACCCGTCCCGACGCGATCGTGGTGCACCTGCGCGACACCCGCGCGATCAACCTCGTCGGCGCCTTCGAGGAACCCGTCGGCCGCGCCGACGACACCCGGGGCCGCGTCGCCCAGGCGGCACGCACACTGGCCGCCTACACCGCCGAGGTCCACGATGCGTACGGGGAGAGGCCGGCCGCGACCTGGATCACGCATGTCGGCGACCGCACCGGGGCCCTCGCCGCGCTCGGCACCGTCCTGCCCCTGAACGAGCTGACCGAGGCGGTCGGCGCCACGATCGCCGGGCGGATCGGCCCGGGACGATGA
- the casB gene encoding type I-E CRISPR-associated protein Cse2/CasB: MTIPAPTPPRVRRRRPFGQHTAQTVFALQNRMLGRRDPAAVAVMSKLRGAVTRPPGSEYAVLDVTSVPDRFFRRPPGDAPVDEEWAKHTALTLYAVHQQSLSSPMHADGVSLGSALSRLAREAESGTAVRRRFTALGNAMTYEGLTYHLRGLIGLLKQRRIPLDYGLLADDLLDFRHPDGRDRVRALWGRDFYRTSQDAAEEPRSVAGEAS, translated from the coding sequence ATGACAATCCCCGCACCCACGCCGCCCCGCGTCCGGCGGCGCCGGCCCTTCGGCCAGCACACCGCCCAGACGGTCTTCGCGTTGCAGAACCGCATGCTCGGGCGCCGCGACCCGGCCGCCGTCGCCGTCATGTCCAAGCTGCGCGGTGCCGTGACGAGACCGCCGGGATCCGAGTACGCCGTCCTCGACGTCACCAGCGTGCCCGACCGATTCTTCCGGCGCCCGCCCGGCGACGCACCGGTCGACGAGGAATGGGCCAAGCACACCGCCCTGACCCTGTACGCGGTGCACCAGCAGTCGCTGAGCTCGCCCATGCACGCCGACGGCGTCAGTCTGGGCTCCGCCCTCAGCAGACTCGCCCGCGAGGCGGAGAGCGGCACGGCCGTGCGCCGCCGGTTCACCGCCCTGGGCAACGCCATGACCTACGAGGGCCTGACCTACCACCTGCGCGGCCTGATCGGCCTGTTGAAGCAGCGGCGCATCCCGCTGGACTACGGCCTGCTCGCCGACGACCTGCTCGACTTCCGGCATCCGGACGGCAGGGACCGCGTACGCGCTCTGTGGGGACGTGACTTCTACCGCACCTCCCAGGACGCCGCCGAGGAGCCCCGGAGCGTCGCCGGTGAGGCATCGTGA
- the casA gene encoding type I-E CRISPR-associated protein Cse1/CasA yields the protein MRSIGSTFSLIDEPWIVVLDRGGRQQLVSLRQLLADSHRFRAVVGDLPTQAFAILRLSLAVLHRAMDGPTSERRWRDLWRREALPAEPIDGYLDGFRERFDLLHPVTPFYQVADLRTARDEPVGLERLLGDVPNGLPFLSARLGSGLARITAAEAARWLVHCQAFDPSGIKSGAVGDPRVRGGKGYPIGTGWCGALGGVFLEGPSLRDTLLLNLLPESSPHLRCGPEDAPVWERAPLGAAEEDVRDRGPFGPLGLYTWQSRRIRLVGDERAITGALIANGDRLDPADLHRVEPMTAWRRNQTREKELKRTPVRLPARHDPGRALWRGLEALLPATRRPDATRLGPAVTEWLATLRVSGSIPSDARVTLHAVGAVYGTQLAVIDQIVEDTLTMPVQAFHPEAALRTLIVDSAADAEAAVRHLRTLGANLARAAGAHGDAPTHAAAEAAGAAFALLDRRFRAWLATLRPDTDPVTGRRDWQHTVRDALLTSGSALVAQAGPAAWAGRETGGGRSQYLCSSLADLWFRRGLAKALPLTVTATACQEVPA from the coding sequence ATGCGGAGCATCGGATCGACCTTCTCTCTGATCGACGAGCCGTGGATCGTGGTGCTCGATCGCGGTGGGCGCCAGCAATTGGTTTCGCTGCGGCAGTTGCTCGCCGACTCGCACCGGTTCCGGGCGGTGGTTGGTGATCTCCCGACTCAGGCATTCGCCATCCTACGACTGTCATTGGCCGTGCTGCACCGCGCGATGGACGGGCCCACCTCGGAGCGTCGATGGCGTGACCTGTGGCGACGAGAGGCACTGCCCGCCGAGCCGATCGACGGATATCTTGACGGATTCCGGGAGCGGTTCGACCTCCTGCATCCGGTCACGCCCTTCTACCAGGTGGCCGACCTGCGGACCGCCAGGGACGAGCCCGTGGGACTGGAGCGGCTGCTCGGGGACGTGCCCAACGGGCTGCCGTTCCTCAGCGCGCGGCTCGGTTCCGGCCTCGCGCGGATCACGGCGGCCGAGGCGGCGCGGTGGCTGGTGCACTGCCAGGCGTTCGACCCTTCCGGCATCAAGTCCGGCGCCGTCGGCGACCCGCGGGTCAGGGGCGGCAAGGGTTATCCGATCGGGACGGGATGGTGCGGGGCGCTTGGCGGCGTCTTCCTCGAAGGACCGTCGCTGCGCGACACGTTGCTGCTGAACCTGCTGCCGGAGTCGTCTCCCCACCTTCGGTGCGGCCCGGAAGACGCGCCGGTCTGGGAACGTGCGCCGCTGGGCGCGGCCGAGGAGGACGTGCGTGACCGGGGGCCGTTCGGCCCGCTCGGCCTCTACACGTGGCAGTCCCGGCGGATCAGGCTGGTCGGCGACGAGCGTGCCATCACGGGAGCGTTGATCGCCAACGGCGACCGGCTGGACCCGGCCGACCTGCATCGCGTCGAACCCATGACGGCCTGGCGGCGCAACCAGACCAGGGAGAAGGAGCTCAAGCGCACTCCGGTCCGCCTTCCGGCTCGACATGATCCCGGCCGTGCCCTCTGGCGGGGCCTCGAAGCCCTGCTGCCGGCGACCCGCCGCCCGGACGCCACCCGGCTCGGGCCCGCCGTCACCGAATGGCTCGCCACCCTGCGCGTCAGCGGCAGCATCCCCTCGGACGCGCGGGTGACCCTGCACGCCGTCGGCGCCGTCTACGGCACCCAGCTTGCGGTGATCGACCAGATCGTCGAGGACACCCTGACCATGCCGGTCCAGGCCTTCCACCCCGAGGCCGCCCTGCGCACGCTGATCGTCGACAGCGCGGCCGATGCCGAGGCCGCCGTCCGCCACCTCCGCACGCTCGGCGCCAATCTCGCCCGGGCCGCCGGCGCCCACGGTGACGCACCCACCCACGCCGCCGCGGAGGCGGCCGGTGCCGCCTTCGCCCTGCTGGACCGGCGCTTCCGGGCCTGGCTCGCGACGCTGCGGCCGGACACCGATCCGGTCACCGGTCGCCGCGACTGGCAGCACACCGTCAGGGACGCCTTGCTGACGTCCGGATCGGCACTGGTCGCCCAGGCCGGCCCCGCGGCCTGGGCCGGTCGCGAGACCGGCGGTGGCAGGTCGCAATACCTGTGCTCCTCCCTGGCGGACCTGTGGTTCCGTCGCGGCCTCGCCAAGGCCCTCCCGCTGACCGTCACGGCCACCGCTTGCCAGGAGGTACCGGCATGA
- a CDS encoding bifunctional 3'-5' exonuclease/DNA polymerase encodes MLVAVVSDDGSWRGRGRLRSLHPDGTPASAPEPVADLPAAIAAREAADRPRWVWASTADCYPVLLRAGVRVGRCHDIELTEALLLGHAGRWGEPRSLAAGFARLTGAPVPPDPPPRAAEPPGFAQGALFEATSGPPAAAGPVVLDILTRVYADQHRRITAAGRSDVPGHSRVFGASPAAGEVGGSGRSGRFGLLVAAESAGALVGAEMGHAGLPWRGDIHDELLRDLLGPPQPVGPPRRLAELAAEINAAFGMHGLHPDSPAEVLRAFARAGIDIPNTRAWVLRRVDHPAVKPLLEYKELYRIWTAHGWTWRDAWVSDGRFRPEYVPGGVVSGRWATRGGGALQVPKVVRRAVVADPGWRFVVADAGQLEPRVLAAVSGDARLAAAGEADDLYAALAADAFAGDRPKAKVALLGAMYGQTGGAAIPALAVLRQSYPTAFEYVEAAARTGEAGGLVRSWLGRTCPPASTAWRDPGLDPPEEAGSAELPQGGATGRARGRFTRNFVIQATAAEWALVLLATLRTALADMQAEIVLFVHDEVGVHCPKEEADQVVEAIRAAAAQAGRLLFGDTAVRFPLDVSVVECYADAA; translated from the coding sequence GTGCTGGTAGCGGTGGTGTCGGACGACGGGAGCTGGCGGGGTCGCGGGCGGCTCCGGTCGCTGCATCCCGACGGCACCCCGGCGTCCGCGCCGGAGCCGGTCGCCGACCTGCCTGCCGCGATCGCCGCCCGGGAGGCGGCCGATCGGCCGCGCTGGGTGTGGGCTTCCACCGCCGACTGCTATCCCGTCCTGCTGCGTGCCGGGGTGCGGGTCGGGCGCTGCCACGACATCGAGCTGACGGAGGCCCTGCTGCTCGGCCACGCCGGCCGGTGGGGCGAGCCGCGGTCGCTCGCCGCCGGGTTCGCCCGGCTCACCGGGGCGCCGGTCCCGCCCGATCCGCCGCCGCGGGCGGCCGAGCCGCCGGGCTTCGCCCAGGGCGCGCTCTTCGAGGCCACCAGCGGTCCGCCGGCCGCCGCCGGCCCGGTCGTGCTCGACATCCTGACCCGGGTGTACGCCGACCAGCACCGGCGCATCACCGCTGCCGGTCGATCCGATGTGCCCGGGCACTCTCGGGTTTTCGGAGCGTCTCCTGCCGCGGGGGAGGTCGGTGGTTCCGGTCGATCCGGACGTTTCGGGCTGCTGGTGGCGGCCGAGTCGGCGGGCGCACTGGTCGGCGCCGAGATGGGCCACGCCGGCCTGCCGTGGCGCGGCGACATCCATGACGAGCTCCTGCGCGACCTGCTCGGGCCGCCGCAGCCGGTCGGGCCGCCCCGCAGGCTGGCCGAGCTGGCCGCAGAGATCAACGCCGCGTTCGGGATGCACGGCCTGCACCCCGACTCCCCGGCCGAGGTGCTGCGCGCCTTCGCCCGGGCGGGCATCGACATCCCCAACACCCGCGCCTGGGTCCTGCGCCGCGTCGACCACCCGGCGGTCAAGCCACTCCTGGAATACAAGGAGCTCTACCGCATCTGGACGGCACACGGCTGGACCTGGCGCGACGCCTGGGTCAGCGATGGCCGCTTCCGCCCCGAATACGTCCCCGGCGGCGTGGTGTCCGGCCGCTGGGCCACCCGAGGCGGCGGCGCCCTCCAGGTCCCCAAGGTGGTCCGCCGCGCCGTGGTGGCCGACCCCGGCTGGCGTTTCGTCGTCGCCGACGCGGGCCAACTCGAACCCCGGGTCCTGGCCGCCGTCTCCGGCGACGCCCGCCTGGCAGCGGCCGGCGAGGCCGACGACCTCTACGCGGCCCTGGCAGCGGACGCCTTCGCCGGAGACCGCCCCAAGGCCAAGGTGGCCCTCCTCGGCGCCATGTACGGCCAGACCGGCGGCGCCGCGATCCCCGCCCTCGCCGTCCTCCGCCAGAGCTACCCGACGGCCTTCGAATACGTCGAGGCCGCCGCCCGCACCGGCGAGGCGGGAGGACTGGTCCGTTCCTGGCTGGGCCGCACCTGCCCCCCGGCCTCCACCGCCTGGCGAGACCCGGGCCTCGACCCACCAGAGGAAGCAGGCTCGGCGGAGCTTCCCCAGGGCGGCGCCACAGGCCGGGCCCGAGGCCGCTTCACCCGCAACTTCGTCATCCAGGCCACCGCGGCCGAATGGGCCCTGGTGCTGCTCGCCACATTGCGCACCGCCCTGGCGGACATGCAGGCGGAGATCGTCCTCTTCGTCCACGACGAGGTGGGAGTGCACTGCCCGAAAGAGGAAGCGGACCAGGTGGTCGAGGCGATCCGCGCGGCGGCCGCCCAGGCGGGAAGGCTCCTGTTCGGCGACACGGCGGTCCGCTTCCCCCTCGACGTCTCCGTCGTCGAGTGCTACGCCGACGCGGCCTGA
- a CDS encoding carbohydrate ABC transporter permease, with protein MTNLRTDVSTPPPGTVPYPGARHSASAGRDKREIKLFSGFAHIALAIWGLLVIAPLIWVVLASFKSNTEIFTHAPFSLPSKLSFETYRTAWTEAHIGRYFLNSVFVVALSTAGTMIFGSMAAYVLARYKFFGNRFIYYLFVSGLAFPVFMAIVPLFLILQNLNLLNTYTGLILVYIAYSLPFTVFFMTAFFKTLPNQVAEAAVVDGASHTRLFFQVMLPMARSGLVSITIFNVVGQWNQYLLPVAIMQGAGADEKWVLTQGIANISVSAGYQANWAALFAALTLSILPMILVYAFFQRQIQSGLTAGATK; from the coding sequence ATGACCAACCTGCGTACCGACGTTTCCACCCCGCCGCCCGGCACGGTGCCCTACCCGGGGGCGCGGCATTCCGCCTCCGCGGGCCGCGACAAGCGCGAGATCAAGCTCTTCAGCGGCTTCGCCCACATCGCGCTGGCGATCTGGGGGCTGCTCGTGATCGCGCCGCTGATCTGGGTGGTCCTGGCGTCGTTCAAGAGCAACACCGAGATCTTCACCCACGCGCCGTTCAGCCTGCCGAGCAAGCTGTCCTTCGAGACGTACAGGACGGCCTGGACCGAGGCCCACATCGGCCGCTACTTCCTCAACAGCGTCTTCGTGGTCGCCCTCAGCACCGCCGGCACCATGATCTTCGGCTCGATGGCGGCCTACGTGCTCGCCCGCTACAAGTTCTTCGGCAACCGCTTCATCTACTACCTGTTCGTCTCGGGCCTGGCGTTCCCGGTGTTCATGGCCATCGTGCCGCTGTTCCTGATCCTGCAGAACCTCAACCTGCTGAACACGTACACCGGCCTGATCCTGGTCTACATCGCCTACTCGCTGCCGTTCACCGTCTTCTTCATGACGGCGTTCTTCAAGACGCTGCCGAACCAGGTCGCGGAGGCGGCGGTCGTCGACGGCGCCTCGCACACCCGGCTGTTCTTCCAGGTCATGTTGCCGATGGCCCGATCCGGGCTGGTGAGCATCACCATCTTCAACGTCGTCGGTCAGTGGAACCAGTACCTGCTCCCGGTCGCGATCATGCAGGGTGCGGGCGCGGACGAGAAGTGGGTGCTCACCCAGGGCATCGCCAACATCTCGGTCTCGGCCGGTTACCAGGCCAACTGGGCCGCACTGTTCGCGGCGCTCACGCTCTCGATCCTCCCGATGATCCTGGTGTACGCGTTCTTCCAGCGCCAGATCCAGTCCGGCCTGACCGCGGGTGCGACGAAGTGA
- a CDS encoding carbohydrate ABC transporter permease: MKHGRYPFIIGFLIVPVAIYGTFVVAAYLQAFQLSFTNWRGFSPEVNYIGFDNFTKLFEDTTFWKAIRHHALLLIFLPLLTIILALFFSFLLNVGGGSKSGRTQGVWGSKFYRVVFFFPQLLALALVAVIFSRVYSPDDSGLINGLLNQFGAEPILFLADKDLALWSILAVLVWQAVGFYVVLFSAGMGSIPTEIYEAAALDGATRGTLFFKVTLPLLWNTLQVAWVYLGIAAFDAFALVNVMSVDRGGPDGATTVLGLEIFRNMQDYAQFGYASAMGVVLFFLTLTFAALTLRVTRRDAVEL, encoded by the coding sequence ATGAAGCACGGCAGGTACCCGTTCATCATCGGCTTCCTGATCGTGCCGGTGGCCATCTATGGCACGTTCGTGGTCGCGGCCTACCTTCAGGCCTTCCAACTGTCGTTCACCAACTGGCGGGGTTTCTCGCCGGAGGTGAACTACATCGGGTTCGACAACTTCACCAAGCTGTTCGAGGACACCACCTTCTGGAAGGCGATCCGGCACCACGCACTGCTGCTGATCTTCCTGCCGCTGCTGACGATCATCCTGGCGCTCTTCTTCTCGTTCCTGCTCAACGTCGGCGGCGGCTCGAAGAGCGGGCGTACCCAGGGGGTCTGGGGGTCGAAGTTCTACCGGGTGGTGTTCTTCTTCCCTCAGTTGCTCGCCCTGGCACTGGTGGCCGTGATCTTCTCCCGGGTCTACTCGCCCGACGACAGCGGCCTGATCAACGGCCTGCTGAACCAGTTCGGCGCGGAACCGATCCTGTTCCTCGCCGACAAGGACCTGGCCCTCTGGTCGATCCTGGCCGTGCTCGTCTGGCAGGCGGTCGGCTTCTACGTGGTGCTCTTCTCCGCCGGCATGGGATCCATCCCCACGGAGATCTACGAGGCGGCGGCGCTGGACGGCGCCACCCGCGGCACCCTGTTCTTCAAGGTGACGCTGCCGCTGCTCTGGAACACGCTCCAGGTCGCGTGGGTCTACCTCGGCATCGCGGCCTTCGACGCCTTCGCCCTCGTCAACGTGATGTCCGTGGACCGTGGCGGCCCGGACGGCGCGACCACGGTGCTCGGCCTGGAGATCTTCCGCAACATGCAGGACTACGCACAGTTCGGCTACGCCTCGGCGATGGGCGTCGTGCTGTTCTTCCTGACCCTCACCTTCGCGGCGCTGACCCTACGGGTCACCCGGCGCGACGCCGTCGAGCTCTGA
- the ngcE gene encoding N-acetylglucosamine/diacetylchitobiose ABC transporter substrate-binding protein has protein sequence MTDILKPQVDRRTLLRRAAAVGLVATPAVSMLSACVGGGGSEDKGDKPKGTVSATNPLGVKEDEPLEIIIFNGGLGTKYATDVDIPSYNKLFPNSKVTFNQTEEISTVVQPRFTAGNPPDMINNSGSKLMDQGALVQAGQVQDLTELYAAPSVDIPGKTVKDTLIPGTVEQGTFNGKPYVLNYAFTVFGLWYSAKLFKDNGWTVPSTWADFTALLDKMKAKGITPYGYAGANAPYYQYTVILASAAKIGGADILKNIDNLEDGAWTNDAVKKAAAAWAEVGAKYSDKAFLGQKHTEVQLKQNQYKVGLYPSGSWLENEQAKDAPAGFDYQLMPLPSVTTADKLPVTALYAAAGEQYFVASKGKNPRGGMEFLRHMLSKAGAVGFTQLTKTLTVVAGATDGMEISPGLTSGNKALSAAGADTFSFRFDTWYKKLDDEVRAATNELMYQGGSADKFCERVQKVADAVKKDSSIEKFKR, from the coding sequence ATGACCGACATTCTTAAGCCCCAGGTCGACCGCCGGACGCTGCTGCGCCGCGCGGCGGCCGTCGGCCTGGTGGCCACCCCCGCCGTGAGCATGCTGAGCGCCTGCGTCGGCGGCGGCGGCAGCGAGGACAAGGGGGACAAGCCGAAGGGCACCGTCTCGGCGACCAACCCGCTGGGCGTCAAGGAGGACGAGCCGCTGGAGATCATCATCTTCAACGGTGGGCTCGGCACCAAGTATGCGACCGACGTCGACATCCCCTCGTACAACAAGCTCTTCCCGAACTCCAAGGTCACCTTCAACCAGACCGAGGAGATCTCCACCGTGGTGCAGCCGCGGTTCACCGCCGGCAACCCGCCGGACATGATCAACAACTCCGGCTCCAAGCTGATGGACCAGGGCGCCCTCGTGCAGGCCGGCCAGGTGCAGGACCTCACCGAGCTGTACGCCGCGCCGTCGGTGGACATCCCGGGCAAGACCGTCAAGGACACCCTCATCCCGGGCACCGTCGAGCAGGGCACGTTCAACGGCAAGCCGTACGTGCTCAACTACGCCTTCACCGTCTTCGGCCTCTGGTACTCGGCGAAGCTGTTCAAGGACAACGGCTGGACCGTGCCGAGCACCTGGGCGGACTTCACCGCGCTGCTCGACAAGATGAAGGCCAAGGGCATCACGCCCTACGGGTACGCCGGAGCGAACGCGCCGTACTACCAGTACACGGTGATCCTCGCCAGCGCCGCCAAGATCGGTGGTGCCGACATCCTCAAGAACATCGACAACCTCGAGGACGGGGCCTGGACCAACGACGCCGTCAAGAAGGCCGCGGCCGCGTGGGCCGAGGTCGGCGCGAAGTACTCGGACAAGGCGTTCCTGGGCCAGAAGCACACCGAGGTCCAGCTCAAGCAGAACCAGTACAAGGTGGGTCTCTACCCGTCCGGATCCTGGTTGGAGAACGAGCAGGCCAAGGACGCCCCGGCCGGCTTCGACTACCAGCTCATGCCGCTGCCGAGCGTGACCACCGCCGACAAGCTGCCCGTCACCGCGCTCTACGCCGCTGCCGGCGAGCAGTACTTCGTCGCCAGCAAGGGCAAGAACCCGCGCGGCGGCATGGAGTTCCTGCGCCACATGCTCTCCAAGGCCGGCGCCGTGGGCTTCACCCAGCTGACCAAGACCCTGACCGTGGTCGCCGGAGCCACCGACGGCATGGAGATCAGCCCCGGCCTGACCTCGGGCAACAAGGCCCTTTCGGCAGCGGGTGCGGACACCTTCAGCTTCCGCTTCGACACGTGGTACAAGAAGCTCGACGACGAGGTTCGTGCCGCCACGAACGAGCTGATGTACCAGGGCGGCAGCGCCGACAAGTTCTGCGAGCGGGTGCAGAAGGTCGCCGACGCGGTCAAGAAGGACTCCTCCATCGAGAAGTTCAAGCGCTGA